The following proteins are encoded in a genomic region of Deinococcus betulae:
- a CDS encoding DUF475 domain-containing protein codes for MINREFIFAFGVTFVSLILAFVYGLQTGGIGTALNYLFIALVLGVMEVSLSFDNAVVNASVLKNMTKKWQDRFLVWGILIAVVGMRLIFPILIVALTSGLGFGEVANLALNDSERYAEYLERAEVAISAFGGVFLLLVALNYLIDPEKDVHWLGGFERRLAGIGKLDTIQVVVTVIALMLVTKFMVAPAEQTTALMAGLIGLALYLAMNAIGNLFDADDMAAKAGAAGLSAFLYLEVLDASFSLDGVIGAFAITKVVVIIAAGLAIGAVFVRSLTLFLVHKGTLAEYRYLEHGAHYGILALAIIMLLSTNRNLHVPEVVTGLIGVGFIVWSIFSSLRANRRDALENGGRPQAD; via the coding sequence ATGATCAACCGAGAATTTATTTTTGCCTTTGGCGTCACCTTCGTCTCTCTGATCCTGGCCTTCGTGTATGGCCTTCAGACCGGCGGTATCGGGACGGCCCTGAACTACCTGTTTATCGCGCTCGTGCTGGGCGTGATGGAAGTCAGCCTCAGCTTCGACAACGCGGTGGTCAACGCTTCGGTCCTCAAAAACATGACCAAGAAGTGGCAGGACCGCTTTCTGGTCTGGGGCATCCTGATTGCCGTGGTGGGGATGCGCCTTATTTTCCCCATCCTGATCGTGGCGCTGACCTCCGGCCTGGGCTTTGGTGAAGTGGCCAACCTGGCCCTGAATGATTCGGAACGCTACGCGGAATACCTGGAGCGCGCCGAGGTGGCCATCAGCGCCTTCGGCGGCGTCTTCCTGCTGCTGGTCGCCCTGAACTACCTGATCGACCCGGAAAAGGACGTGCACTGGCTGGGCGGTTTCGAGCGCCGTCTGGCGGGCATCGGCAAACTGGACACCATTCAGGTGGTTGTGACGGTCATCGCGCTGATGCTGGTCACGAAGTTCATGGTGGCGCCCGCAGAACAGACCACGGCCCTGATGGCCGGCCTGATTGGTCTGGCGCTGTACCTGGCCATGAACGCCATCGGCAACCTGTTCGATGCCGATGACATGGCCGCCAAGGCTGGTGCGGCGGGCCTGTCGGCCTTCCTGTACCTGGAAGTGCTGGACGCTAGCTTCTCGCTGGACGGCGTGATCGGCGCGTTCGCCATCACCAAGGTCGTCGTGATTATCGCGGCGGGTCTGGCCATCGGCGCGGTGTTCGTGCGTTCGCTGACGCTGTTTCTGGTTCACAAAGGCACGCTGGCCGAATACCGTTACCTGGAACACGGCGCCCACTACGGCATCCTGGCGCTGGCCATCATCATGCTGCTGAGCACCAACCGGAACCTGCATGTGCCGGAAGTGGTCACGGGTCTGATTGGCGTAGGCTTCATCGTCTGGTCTATCTTCTCGTCGCTGCGGGCCAACCGGCGCGACGCCCTTGAAAATGGTGGCCGACCTCAGGCCGACTGA
- a CDS encoding AIM24 family protein: MTQLQPGEKRRLSDFFPDSRLRIQVTHDLAQADVSLFGLDRERKLRDDRYFIFYNQLQSPGREVTLNLEGGRATFDLDLSALPASIERLVFVISHDQRPMSQLGQLRLSVQTAQGSEQAVIPLNGTLFTAERALMIAELYRHAGEWRLGSVAQGFQGGLDSLLTYFGGQAVENQSPQPPAPSVPAPAPAPAWTDPAPVPPPAPPPASGGSSGAGGLGTSISDFLRSSAEQDRPGDVFELESSKMLEVKVNGRVWSKLGAMIAYKGRLDFQRASTLSDLMGGMRSGGNRMGALLGAAMRMGSGEMGPLVSIQGQGVCYLADQGKEISIIRLQGDTLNINGKSLLAFEDTVTHEITMQRSMAGMVAGGLFSVQVRGNGLVAILSHGQPLTLRVTPQEPVFTDPNATIAWSDHLRPDLRVSQDLRSMFGRGGGETLQMAFQGNGFVVVQPYEEAAAMEHLPNH, translated from the coding sequence ATGACGCAACTTCAACCCGGCGAGAAACGCAGGCTGTCCGACTTCTTCCCCGACTCGCGCTTGCGCATTCAGGTCACGCACGACCTGGCCCAGGCCGATGTTAGCCTCTTCGGTCTGGACCGCGAACGGAAGCTCCGCGACGACCGGTATTTCATCTTTTATAACCAGCTTCAGAGTCCTGGGCGCGAGGTCACGCTGAACCTTGAGGGCGGCCGCGCCACCTTCGACCTTGACCTCTCGGCGCTGCCGGCCAGCATTGAGCGGCTGGTGTTCGTGATTTCGCATGACCAGCGGCCCATGAGCCAGCTGGGCCAGCTGCGCTTGAGCGTTCAGACGGCCCAGGGCAGCGAACAGGCCGTCATTCCCCTGAACGGCACCCTCTTTACCGCCGAGCGAGCCCTGATGATTGCTGAACTCTACCGGCACGCTGGAGAGTGGCGGCTGGGCAGCGTCGCGCAGGGATTTCAGGGCGGCCTGGATTCACTCCTGACCTACTTTGGCGGTCAGGCGGTGGAGAATCAGAGCCCCCAGCCCCCAGCCCCCTCGGTGCCAGCACCCGCCCCGGCGCCAGCCTGGACCGACCCGGCGCCTGTCCCTCCCCCAGCGCCGCCGCCCGCGTCAGGCGGGTCCAGTGGGGCGGGGGGCCTGGGCACCAGCATCTCGGACTTTCTGCGGAGCAGTGCGGAGCAGGACCGGCCCGGCGACGTGTTCGAGCTGGAGTCGAGCAAGATGCTGGAGGTCAAGGTCAACGGGCGGGTCTGGAGCAAACTTGGGGCAATGATTGCCTACAAAGGCCGCCTCGACTTTCAGCGGGCCAGCACCCTCAGTGACCTGATGGGCGGCATGCGCTCGGGGGGGAACCGCATGGGCGCGCTGCTGGGCGCCGCCATGCGGATGGGCAGCGGCGAGATGGGGCCGCTGGTCAGCATCCAGGGACAGGGGGTGTGCTACCTCGCCGATCAGGGCAAGGAAATCTCCATCATTCGGCTCCAGGGCGATACCCTGAACATCAACGGCAAGAGCCTGCTGGCGTTTGAAGACACCGTGACCCACGAGATCACCATGCAGCGCTCTATGGCGGGAATGGTGGCGGGGGGCCTCTTTAGTGTGCAGGTGCGCGGCAACGGTCTGGTCGCCATCCTGAGCCACGGGCAGCCACTGACCCTGCGCGTCACGCCCCAGGAACCGGTGTTCACCGACCCCAACGCCACCATTGCCTGGAGCGACCACCTGCGGCCCGACCTGCGCGTCAGTCAGGACTTGCGGTCAATGTTTGGGCGTGGCGGCGGCGAAACCCTTCAGATGGCTTTTCAGGGCAACGGCTTTGTGGTTGTGCAGCCTTACGAAGAGGCGGCCGCGATGGAACACCTCCCGAACCATTAG
- a CDS encoding sensor domain-containing protein — protein sequence MPEQEAQLFAAMFRRSPIGMALVSPGGQFMTVNEALCRMLGYTAEDLLNLTFQDITFPDDLNSDLQLLGQMLAGEIDQYELRKRYWRQDGTLVWTQLNVSLILNEDGAPAFFVSQIQDIDAQVKGETQLHALNERLQLALEATEDGVWDWRPQTGELFVSERFGRMLGPSEQAPATLDAWLVRVHPGDLPGLLAAYRAHLDSGAPLNTEYRARQTGGEWRWFQLRGRVTTRDAQGRPERVTGTQTDVTERVRVTQDLQMVMTNLPALIGYWDRELRNRFANPTYTDWYGFDPAEMRGRHIQELMSPEIYALNLPLMQLALGGDPQRFEGTLVDVSGRRRTIELSLVPDGSGEEVRGFIALGMDITARKAAEQALLEQKELARVTLASIGDGVVTTDPQGQVTFLNAPAERLTGWTLAEAHSRPVEEVMTLLEEDTLTAVPNPLRQVLRDHQTLSLARNTNLRSRSGQMYSVEDSAAPILNEAGQLLGAVLVFHDVSDTRAMARHMSHLAQHDSLTDLPNRLLLRDRVSQAIERARRQGGRFAVLFLDMDHFKNVNDSLGHHVGDELLQSIAGRLRAALRASDTVSRQGGDEFIVMLPDIRETADVETVLGKLMEVISAPYHLAGHRVDTSFSIGVALYPEDGEDTDTLLQHADAAMYRAKDEGRGRHRFFSRSIHEASLARQLLQAELRRALDQRQFSLVYQPKVNLWTRQVLGVEALLRWTRPDGRPISPLEFIPLAEASGLIVPLGAWVLETACQQSRAWAQASGEELAVSVNISAVQFTDPGFVDMVERCLRNTGLSPRLLELELTESMLITDIARVQQTLRALQALEVCVSIDDFGTGYSSLSYLQNFPVQTLKIDRSFLKTVPDDPQASAVVEAVIALGRSLNLGVIAEGVETTEQARCLLNLGCAAMQGYLFGRPMAAPELLAWVQEWHRGGDSWEEA from the coding sequence GTGCCTGAGCAGGAGGCGCAGCTGTTCGCGGCCATGTTCCGGCGGTCGCCGATTGGCATGGCGCTGGTGTCGCCCGGTGGCCAGTTCATGACGGTCAACGAGGCGCTGTGCCGCATGCTGGGGTATACGGCCGAAGACCTGCTGAACCTGACCTTTCAGGACATCACCTTCCCCGATGACCTGAACAGCGATTTGCAGCTGCTGGGGCAGATGCTGGCCGGCGAGATTGACCAGTACGAGCTGCGCAAGCGCTACTGGCGCCAGGACGGCACCCTGGTCTGGACCCAGCTCAATGTCTCCCTGATTCTGAACGAGGACGGCGCGCCCGCTTTCTTCGTGTCACAGATTCAGGATATTGACGCTCAGGTCAAGGGTGAGACGCAGCTTCACGCCCTGAACGAGCGCCTGCAGCTGGCCCTGGAAGCCACCGAGGACGGCGTCTGGGACTGGCGGCCCCAGACAGGCGAACTGTTCGTATCTGAACGATTTGGGCGGATGCTGGGCCCCAGCGAACAGGCGCCGGCGACCCTGGACGCCTGGCTGGTCCGCGTGCATCCCGGCGACCTACCTGGGCTCCTCGCGGCCTACAGGGCCCATCTGGACAGCGGCGCGCCCCTGAATACCGAGTACCGGGCGCGGCAGACGGGCGGCGAGTGGCGCTGGTTTCAGCTGCGCGGCCGGGTCACCACCCGCGACGCCCAGGGCCGCCCCGAACGGGTTACCGGCACCCAGACCGACGTGACCGAGCGAGTTCGCGTGACCCAGGACCTCCAGATGGTCATGACCAATCTGCCGGCCCTGATCGGGTACTGGGACCGGGAGTTGCGAAACCGCTTTGCCAACCCGACCTACACCGACTGGTACGGCTTCGACCCGGCCGAGATGCGCGGGCGGCATATTCAGGAACTGATGAGCCCAGAGATCTACGCGCTCAACCTGCCGCTGATGCAGTTGGCCCTGGGCGGCGACCCGCAGCGGTTTGAAGGCACACTCGTCGATGTCAGCGGCCGCCGCCGCACCATCGAACTGTCGCTGGTCCCTGACGGGTCAGGCGAGGAAGTGCGCGGTTTCATTGCCCTGGGGATGGACATCACGGCCCGCAAGGCCGCCGAGCAGGCGCTGCTGGAACAGAAGGAACTGGCCAGGGTCACCCTGGCTTCTATCGGCGACGGCGTGGTCACCACAGATCCCCAGGGCCAGGTCACGTTTCTGAATGCCCCCGCCGAGCGCCTGACCGGCTGGACCCTGGCCGAGGCCCACAGCCGGCCCGTCGAAGAGGTCATGACGCTGCTGGAAGAAGACACGCTCACGGCGGTGCCCAATCCGCTGCGCCAGGTGCTGCGCGACCACCAGACACTCAGCCTGGCCCGGAACACCAACCTGCGCAGCCGCAGCGGCCAGATGTACAGCGTCGAGGATTCAGCGGCGCCGATTCTGAATGAGGCCGGCCAGCTGCTGGGCGCCGTCCTGGTGTTTCACGACGTTTCAGACACCCGCGCGATGGCCCGGCACATGAGCCACCTGGCCCAGCACGACTCGCTGACCGACCTGCCCAACCGGCTGCTGCTGCGCGACCGGGTGTCGCAGGCCATAGAACGCGCCCGGCGGCAGGGTGGGCGGTTTGCCGTGCTGTTTCTCGATATGGACCACTTCAAGAACGTGAACGATTCTCTGGGTCACCATGTCGGCGATGAGCTGCTGCAGTCCATTGCCGGACGCCTGCGCGCGGCGCTGCGGGCGTCAGATACGGTCAGCCGGCAGGGCGGCGACGAATTTATCGTGATGCTGCCCGACATCCGGGAAACGGCGGATGTTGAAACGGTACTCGGCAAATTGATGGAGGTCATCAGCGCGCCCTATCACCTGGCCGGCCACCGGGTTGACACCTCATTCAGCATTGGCGTCGCCCTCTATCCAGAAGACGGCGAGGACACCGACACCCTCCTGCAACATGCCGACGCCGCGATGTACCGCGCCAAGGATGAGGGCCGGGGCCGCCACCGCTTCTTTTCCCGGTCCATTCATGAGGCCAGTCTGGCCCGTCAACTTCTTCAGGCGGAGTTGCGCCGCGCCCTGGACCAGCGTCAGTTCAGTCTGGTGTATCAGCCCAAAGTGAACCTCTGGACGAGGCAGGTGCTGGGCGTCGAAGCGCTGCTGCGCTGGACGCGCCCGGATGGCCGGCCCATCTCGCCTCTGGAATTCATTCCGCTCGCCGAGGCCAGCGGCCTGATTGTGCCGCTGGGCGCCTGGGTGCTAGAAACAGCCTGTCAGCAGAGCCGCGCCTGGGCGCAGGCTTCGGGCGAAGAACTCGCCGTTTCGGTCAATATCTCAGCGGTTCAGTTTACGGACCCTGGGTTTGTGGACATGGTCGAGCGGTGCCTGCGCAACACGGGCCTGTCCCCCCGGCTGCTGGAACTGGAATTGACCGAAAGCATGCTCATCACCGATATCGCCCGCGTGCAGCAGACCTTGCGGGCGCTGCAGGCCCTGGAGGTGTGTGTCTCGATTGACGATTTCGGCACAGGCTATTCCAGCCTGAGCTACCTGCAAAACTTTCCGGTGCAGACCCTGAAGATAGACCGGTCCTTTCTGAAAACGGTGCCGGACGATCCACAGGCCTCGGCAGTGGTCGAAGCCGTGATTGCGCTGGGCCGCAGCCTGAATCTGGGCGTGATCGCCGAGGGCGTGGAAACCACGGAACAGGCGCGCTGCCTGCTGAATCTGGGCTGCGCGGCCATGCAGGGATATCTGTTTGGTCGGCCCATGGCGGCGCCAGAGCTGCTGGCCTGGGTCCAGGAGTGGCACAGAGGAGGCGACTCGTGGGAAGAGGCTTGA
- a CDS encoding TerD family protein: MALSLSKGGNISLSKEAPNLTRILVGLGWDPRVSDGQQFDLDASAFLLNASGRVRGDHDFIFYNQLRSQDGSVEHTGDNRTGQGEGDDETIKVDLSRVPQDISKIVVGVTIDEADARRQNFGQVGGAFIRIVDEATGREITRYDLGEDFSTETAVVFGEVYRHNNEWKFRAVGQGFAGGLGPMARGYGVNV; encoded by the coding sequence ATGGCACTCTCCCTGTCGAAAGGCGGCAACATCTCGCTGAGTAAGGAAGCCCCGAACCTCACCCGCATTCTGGTTGGCCTGGGCTGGGACCCGCGCGTCAGTGACGGTCAGCAGTTTGACCTGGACGCCAGCGCCTTTTTGCTCAATGCCAGCGGCCGGGTGCGCGGCGACCACGATTTCATCTTCTACAACCAGCTGCGCAGTCAGGACGGCAGCGTGGAGCACACCGGCGACAACCGCACCGGGCAGGGCGAGGGCGACGACGAAACCATCAAGGTTGACCTGAGCCGCGTGCCGCAGGACATCAGCAAGATCGTTGTGGGCGTGACCATTGATGAGGCCGACGCCCGGCGCCAGAACTTTGGGCAGGTGGGCGGCGCCTTTATCCGCATTGTGGATGAGGCCACGGGCCGCGAGATCACCCGCTACGACCTGGGCGAGGACTTCAGCACCGAAACGGCAGTCGTCTTTGGTGAGGTCTACCGCCACAACAACGAGTGGAAGTTCCGCGCGGTGGGTCAGGGCTTTGCTGGCGGCCTGGGCCCGATGGCCCGCGGCTACGGCGTGAACGTCTAA
- a CDS encoding TerD family protein gives MALSLKKGEQISLAKTSGTTLTAVRMGVGWEGIKKKGLLGFGAGREAVDLDANALMFDASGTLVDQVWFRQLQSKDGSVRHSGDNRTGDGAGDDETITIHLNRLPQNVVTVILSVNNYSGQSFNRIETAYCRLINEQGEKELARYELAGQGDHNGLIMASLKREGTDWTFKAIGAPASGRTYHDNLPDMRAHL, from the coding sequence ATGGCATTAAGTTTGAAAAAAGGCGAGCAAATCAGTCTGGCGAAGACCAGCGGCACCACCCTCACGGCGGTCCGAATGGGCGTGGGCTGGGAAGGCATCAAGAAAAAGGGCCTGCTGGGCTTCGGGGCGGGGCGCGAGGCGGTTGACCTCGATGCCAACGCCCTGATGTTTGACGCCTCGGGCACCCTGGTGGATCAGGTCTGGTTTCGCCAACTACAGAGCAAGGACGGCTCGGTGCGTCACAGCGGCGACAACCGCACCGGCGACGGCGCGGGCGACGATGAAACCATCACCATTCATCTCAACCGGCTGCCACAGAACGTGGTGACGGTCATTCTGAGCGTCAACAACTACAGCGGCCAGAGCTTTAACCGCATCGAGACGGCGTACTGCCGGCTGATCAACGAGCAGGGCGAAAAGGAACTGGCCCGCTACGAACTCGCCGGCCAGGGGGACCACAACGGCCTGATCATGGCCAGCCTGAAGCGTGAAGGCACGGACTGGACCTTCAAGGCCATCGGCGCGCCGGCTTCGGGGCGCACCTACCACGACAACCTGCCCGACATGCGCGCCCACCTGTAA